Proteins co-encoded in one Geovibrio ferrireducens genomic window:
- the rplX gene encoding 50S ribosomal protein L24: MQAKYKLKKDDTVIVTTGKDKGKIAKILKVDRKNGKVILENTNVVKRHTKPGPLNPEGGIVEKEMPVDISNVMFYSQKSKKGTKLGIKTLENGKKARFAKCDGEVIDKD, from the coding sequence ATGCAGGCAAAGTATAAACTTAAAAAAGACGACACCGTAATCGTCACCACCGGAAAGGATAAGGGCAAAATAGCCAAGATTCTCAAGGTCGACAGGAAAAACGGCAAAGTGATTCTTGAAAACACTAACGTTGTTAAAAGACACACTAAGCCCGGCCCCCTGAACCCCGAAGGCGGAATCGTTGAGAAAGAGATGCCGGTAGACATATCAAACGTTATGTTCTACAGCCAGAAAAGCAAAAAAGGCACCAAACTCGGCATTAAAACTCTTGAAAACGGTAAAAAAGCCCGCTTCGCGAAGTGCGACGGTGAAGTCATCGATAAGGATTAA
- the rplN gene encoding 50S ribosomal protein L14, which produces MIQVESRLRVADNSGAKEILCIKVLGGSKIRYGYVGDIIVASVKEAAPDGNVKKGAVVKAVIVRTAKESRRKDGTYIRFDDNAAVLLNKNNLEPIATRVFGPVSRDLRSKGFLKICSMAPEVL; this is translated from the coding sequence ATGATACAGGTTGAATCACGTCTCAGAGTAGCCGACAACTCAGGAGCTAAAGAGATTCTTTGCATAAAAGTTCTCGGAGGCTCAAAAATCAGATACGGCTATGTGGGTGACATCATCGTTGCCAGCGTTAAAGAGGCCGCTCCCGATGGCAACGTTAAGAAAGGTGCTGTTGTTAAAGCAGTTATCGTTCGTACTGCCAAAGAAAGCCGCCGTAAAGACGGTACATACATCAGATTTGATGACAATGCAGCCGTTCTTCTTAACAAAAACAATCTGGAGCCCATCGCAACAAGGGTATTCGGACCGGTTTCAAGGGATCTCAGATCTAAAGGGTTCCTTAAAATCTGCTCCATGGCTCCCGAAGTGCTTTAA
- the rpsQ gene encoding 30S ribosomal protein S17 — protein sequence MSEKAARKVRRGVVVSDKMDKTVVVKVENLKLHSRYHKFVKQSKKFKAHDEANECRIGDTVEISETRPLSKDKCWMVKRIIERSAEVISE from the coding sequence ATGAGCGAAAAAGCAGCTAGAAAAGTAAGAAGAGGAGTTGTGGTAAGCGACAAAATGGATAAAACCGTTGTCGTAAAGGTTGAAAACCTTAAGCTTCACAGCAGATACCACAAGTTCGTTAAACAGAGTAAAAAGTTTAAGGCGCATGATGAGGCGAACGAATGCAGAATTGGCGACACTGTCGAAATCTCTGAAACACGTCCCCTCAGCAAAGATAAGTGCTGGATGGTTAAGCGCATTATCGAGCGTTCCGCCGAAGTTATATCAGAGTAA
- the rpmC gene encoding 50S ribosomal protein L29: MSEFKDMNVKDLVEKEKQLREDVFRTRFKLATGDLEDTSSIRKMKKDIARIKTVLSQRMAESAEQ; the protein is encoded by the coding sequence ATGAGCGAATTCAAAGATATGAACGTGAAAGACCTCGTTGAAAAAGAAAAACAGCTTCGTGAAGATGTTTTCAGAACCCGCTTCAAACTTGCGACAGGCGACCTTGAAGATACTTCCTCCATCAGAAAGATGAAGAAAGACATCGCGAGGATCAAAACCGTTCTCAGCCAGCGTATGGCTGAAAGCGCAGAGCAGTAA
- the rplP gene encoding 50S ribosomal protein L16 translates to MLMPKRMKYRKQFKGRNEGKANKGHKVAFGDFGLQSLDNGRITSRQIESARIAINRYVKRGGTVTIRIFPHKPVTKKPLEVRQGKGKGAVEYYVAEVKNGTVLYEIAGVTEEQAREAFRLAAHKLPVKCKFVFRETEAAE, encoded by the coding sequence ATGTTGATGCCGAAAAGAATGAAATACAGAAAACAGTTCAAGGGACGCAACGAAGGCAAAGCCAACAAAGGCCACAAAGTGGCTTTCGGGGACTTCGGTCTTCAGTCTCTTGATAACGGACGTATAACAAGCCGCCAGATCGAATCCGCAAGGATCGCGATCAACAGATATGTAAAAAGAGGCGGTACGGTAACTATACGTATCTTCCCCCACAAACCCGTTACCAAAAAGCCTCTTGAAGTCAGGCAGGGTAAAGGTAAGGGTGCGGTTGAGTACTATGTTGCCGAAGTTAAAAACGGCACTGTCCTCTACGAGATAGCCGGTGTTACGGAAGAGCAGGCGAGAGAAGCTTTCAGGCTTGCTGCGCACAAACTCCCCGTTAAATGCAAGTTCGTATTCAGGGAAACGGAGGCTGCGGAATGA
- the rpsC gene encoding 30S ribosomal protein S3: protein MGHKVHPYGYRLGVNKPWVSVWFAGKKEYRTNLLEDIKIREFLKKRLFQAGIAGIGIERMGARVRVTLNTSRPGIVIGKKGAEIEKLKVELKKITKAEVLLVIREIKKPEINAQLVAENIAMQLQRRIAFRRAMKKAVLQAMKSGALGIKVACSGRLAGADMARTEWYIKGRVPLQTLRADIDYGTTEALTTYGITGIKVWVFTGEIVEERNRAAAGVE from the coding sequence GTGGGACACAAAGTTCACCCTTACGGGTATAGATTAGGTGTTAACAAGCCTTGGGTTTCAGTATGGTTTGCCGGCAAGAAGGAGTACAGAACTAACCTTCTTGAAGACATTAAAATACGCGAATTCCTCAAGAAAAGGCTTTTCCAGGCCGGAATAGCGGGTATCGGCATTGAGCGCATGGGCGCCAGAGTGCGTGTTACCCTCAACACCAGCAGGCCCGGAATCGTGATCGGCAAAAAAGGCGCTGAGATCGAAAAACTTAAAGTTGAGCTTAAAAAAATAACAAAAGCTGAGGTTCTTCTTGTAATCCGCGAGATTAAAAAACCTGAGATAAACGCACAGCTCGTTGCAGAAAACATCGCTATGCAGCTTCAGAGACGTATAGCTTTCAGAAGAGCAATGAAAAAAGCGGTTCTTCAGGCTATGAAATCCGGCGCACTCGGTATCAAAGTTGCGTGCAGCGGACGTCTTGCAGGCGCAGACATGGCAAGAACTGAGTGGTACATCAAAGGCAGAGTGCCCCTTCAGACTCTCAGAGCCGACATAGACTACGGCACGACTGAAGCTCTCACAACTTACGGTATAACAGGCATTAAAGTGTGGGTTTTCACCGGAGAGATAGTTGAAGAGAGAAACAGGGCAGCAGCAGGAGTTGAGTAA
- the rplV gene encoding 50S ribosomal protein L22, with the protein MEAVARARFVRLVPRKARPVADLVRGKKVDEALAMLKFTPKKAAEYIYKTIKSAAANAEENQDYRDVSKLYVKEIRIDEGPAWKRYTPRAYGRASLIRKKTSHITVVLSD; encoded by the coding sequence ATGGAAGCAGTAGCACGTGCAAGATTCGTAAGATTAGTTCCCAGAAAAGCACGCCCCGTTGCTGACCTCGTAAGAGGCAAAAAAGTTGACGAGGCCCTTGCTATGCTGAAGTTCACGCCCAAAAAGGCTGCTGAGTATATCTACAAAACGATAAAATCCGCTGCCGCCAATGCTGAGGAAAATCAGGATTACAGAGACGTGAGCAAGCTCTACGTTAAAGAGATCAGGATTGATGAAGGCCCGGCGTGGAAAAGGTACACTCCCAGAGCATACGGCAGAGCTTCTCTTATTCGTAAGAAGACAAGCCACATCACTGTCGTACTCTCGGATTAA
- the rpsS gene encoding 30S ribosomal protein S19, with protein sequence MPRSLKKGPFIDDHLMKKVTVAKETGDKKVIKTWSRRSTVTPDMIGITLAVHNGNKFIPVYVTENMVGHKLGEFALTRTFKGHKKDDKKVKGR encoded by the coding sequence GTGCCTAGATCATTGAAAAAAGGACCGTTTATAGATGACCATCTTATGAAGAAGGTCACTGTAGCTAAAGAGACCGGCGACAAAAAAGTCATCAAAACCTGGTCAAGAAGAAGCACAGTGACTCCTGATATGATCGGTATCACTCTCGCGGTTCACAACGGTAATAAATTCATCCCCGTCTATGTGACAGAAAACATGGTCGGACACAAGCTTGGCGAGTTCGCACTTACGAGAACTTTCAAAGGGCACAAAAAGGATGATAAAAAGGTCAAGGGTAGATAA
- the rplB gene encoding 50S ribosomal protein L2, whose protein sequence is MGIKKYKPTSDGVRFRSNSDFAEVTADKPEKSLVVALKKTGGRNNHGRITTRHKGGGEKRKYRLIDFKRNKDEIAARVKTIEYDPNRSARIALVAYEDGEKRYILAPIGMNVGDVIHSGQTADIKPGNAKALKDIPVGTVVHNVELRPGKGGQLARSAGTYAQLLSKEGSYCHLRLPSGEIRLVKAECKASIGQVSNQDHENVSLGKAGRSRWLGIRPTVRGVAMNPVDHPHGGGEGRTSGGRHPVTPWGKPTKGYKTRSKKKPSNKYIVSARKK, encoded by the coding sequence ATGGGAATCAAGAAGTATAAACCTACCTCGGACGGTGTAAGGTTCAGATCAAATTCTGACTTTGCAGAGGTAACCGCGGACAAGCCTGAGAAGAGTCTGGTCGTAGCACTTAAGAAAACCGGCGGACGTAACAACCACGGTAGAATTACTACAAGACATAAAGGCGGCGGCGAGAAAAGAAAGTACCGTCTGATCGACTTCAAGAGGAACAAGGATGAAATAGCCGCTAGGGTCAAGACAATAGAATATGACCCTAACAGAAGCGCAAGAATCGCTCTCGTTGCATACGAGGACGGTGAAAAAAGATATATCCTTGCTCCCATCGGAATGAATGTCGGCGATGTTATCCACAGCGGACAGACTGCGGATATCAAACCCGGAAACGCGAAAGCGCTGAAAGATATACCCGTGGGTACAGTAGTTCACAACGTTGAGCTCAGACCCGGAAAAGGCGGACAGCTTGCCCGTTCCGCCGGAACATATGCACAGCTTCTTTCAAAAGAGGGCTCATATTGCCACCTCAGACTGCCTTCAGGCGAGATCAGGCTTGTTAAAGCCGAGTGCAAAGCCTCGATAGGACAGGTCAGCAACCAGGATCACGAAAACGTGAGCCTTGGTAAAGCCGGACGTTCACGCTGGCTGGGCATCAGACCTACGGTAAGAGGGGTTGCTATGAACCCGGTGGATCACCCGCATGGCGGTGGTGAAGGCCGTACAAGCGGTGGCCGTCACCCTGTTACACCTTGGGGTAAACCCACTAAAGGTTACAAAACTCGTTCGAAAAAGAAACCTTCGAACAAGTACATTGTTTCCGCTAGGAAGAAGTGA
- the rplW gene encoding 50S ribosomal protein L23, translating to MTVYDVIKKPLITEKAVNLKEEENKVTFAVDPRANKFLIKEAVETLFSVKVASVRTANCKGKKKRFGRMMGKRKDWKKAIVVLAEGEKLEFV from the coding sequence TTGACAGTTTATGACGTAATCAAAAAACCTCTTATCACCGAGAAAGCCGTTAACCTCAAAGAAGAGGAGAACAAGGTGACTTTCGCAGTTGACCCCAGAGCCAACAAGTTCCTCATTAAAGAGGCTGTTGAGACTCTTTTCAGCGTCAAAGTTGCTTCCGTGCGCACTGCAAACTGCAAAGGGAAGAAGAAAAGGTTCGGACGCATGATGGGTAAACGTAAAGACTGGAAGAAAGCCATCGTTGTTCTGGCCGAAGGTGAGAAACTCGAGTTCGTGTAA